A part of Desulfotomaculum nigrificans DSM 574 genomic DNA contains:
- a CDS encoding phenylacetate--CoA ligase family protein, with product MTTYWDQYHETMSRDQLADIQLKRLKVLVERVYTSVPFYRQAFQEKGISPGDIKSLDDLKHLPFTTKKDLRDTYPFGLFAVPRSEIVRMHASSGTTGKPIVVGYTKKDLDTWADLVARCFAMAGGTKEDVVQNAYGYGLFTGGLGIHYGAERLGATIVPISGGNTARQIMLMQDFGTTILAGTPSYCMYMADEIIAAGIDRKSLRLKAGIFGAEPWSNNMRAQLEEKLGIKAYDIYGLSEVLGPGVAMECPYQNGLHIFEDHFIPEIIDPETEQPLPYGQKGELVFTTLTKEGFPVIRYRTRDISALYPEKCACGRTHLRMERITGRTDDMLIIRGVNVFPTQIESVLLEFGETEPHYLLVVDRKAAMDDLEIQVELSSRMFSDKVAGLEVLERRLRERILSVLGISARIKLVEPKTLPRSEGKAKRVIDKREI from the coding sequence TTGACAACGTATTGGGATCAATATCATGAAACCATGTCCCGCGACCAGTTAGCCGACATTCAACTGAAAAGACTGAAAGTATTAGTGGAAAGAGTTTATACCTCTGTTCCCTTTTACCGTCAGGCATTTCAAGAGAAAGGTATATCCCCCGGGGATATCAAATCTCTGGACGATTTAAAGCATTTACCGTTTACCACTAAAAAAGATTTGCGAGATACTTACCCCTTTGGCCTGTTTGCCGTCCCCCGCAGTGAGATTGTGCGCATGCACGCATCCTCCGGCACCACCGGCAAGCCTATTGTGGTGGGTTATACCAAAAAGGATTTGGACACCTGGGCCGATCTAGTTGCCCGTTGTTTTGCCATGGCCGGCGGAACTAAAGAGGACGTAGTGCAAAATGCCTATGGTTACGGATTATTCACCGGTGGCCTGGGTATTCACTATGGTGCAGAACGTTTGGGAGCCACCATTGTACCTATTTCCGGTGGTAATACAGCCCGACAAATCATGCTGATGCAGGATTTTGGCACCACCATTTTGGCCGGAACTCCTTCCTATTGCATGTACATGGCTGATGAAATCATTGCTGCAGGTATAGATCGTAAGTCCCTCCGCCTCAAAGCCGGGATATTTGGTGCTGAACCATGGTCTAATAATATGCGGGCCCAGCTAGAGGAAAAGCTGGGTATTAAAGCCTATGATATTTACGGCCTCAGTGAGGTTTTGGGACCTGGTGTAGCTATGGAGTGCCCTTACCAAAACGGCTTGCACATCTTTGAAGATCATTTCATTCCGGAAATCATTGACCCGGAAACCGAGCAACCCCTACCCTATGGTCAGAAGGGTGAATTGGTCTTTACCACTTTAACTAAAGAAGGCTTCCCGGTTATCCGCTACCGCACCAGGGATATCTCGGCCCTTTACCCGGAAAAATGCGCCTGTGGCCGCACCCATCTGCGCATGGAGCGCATCACCGGCCGCACCGACGATATGTTGATTATCCGTGGTGTTAACGTATTCCCGACCCAAATTGAGAGTGTGCTGCTGGAGTTTGGGGAAACTGAACCCCACTACCTGCTGGTGGTGGATCGTAAAGCCGCCATGGATGATCTGGAGATCCAGGTGGAATTGTCCTCCCGGATGTTCTCCGATAAGGTGGCCGGGTTGGAGGTTTTGGAAAGAAGACTGCGTGAGCGTATCTTAAGTGTGCTGGGCATATCCGCCAGGATTAAGTTGGTAGAACCGAAAACCCTGCCGCGCAGTGAAGGAAAAGCTAAAAGGGTTATTGATAAACGGGAAATATAA
- a CDS encoding DUF512 domain-containing protein, whose product MNRPVKHNEHYINALILQAARQANILPITSVCNVACLFCSHRQNPQGVESFHIGHRTLEEIRSSLAFINPQQPVIIGESVTRVMEGEPFYHPQFPQILEEVRRRFPHTPIQITTNGTMLDQATVEWLAELSPITIYLSLNSASSANRRLLMKDRRANRSVEAARLLGERGIEYQGSIVAMPWITGWDDLTRTITYLDRCGAQVIRIFLPGYTRLAKEELKFPLTMWDQLRSFVGRVRQQVRVPVVCEPPKIDNFKPEIVGIIPGSAADRAGLKPGDILVAVSGKPVLTRVHGFHLTYQLANPMLEIQRENRPLAVPLTKGARERSGLVMDYDLDPALFEDIRKVVRFHRASQVLLLTSPLAYTRMVLGVNKFYPEPGQLKVCRVASRFFGGSIMAAGLLTVADFSLALQQYLAASATKPELILLPAIAFDQRGRDLAGETYHKLAETFGIQVEVI is encoded by the coding sequence GTGAATAGACCTGTGAAACACAACGAACATTATATTAACGCTTTAATCCTGCAGGCCGCCCGTCAGGCTAATATACTGCCCATCACCTCCGTGTGTAATGTGGCCTGCCTGTTCTGCAGCCATCGACAAAACCCACAGGGTGTGGAAAGTTTTCATATCGGACACCGGACCTTAGAGGAAATAAGGAGTTCCCTGGCTTTTATTAATCCACAGCAACCTGTGATTATCGGGGAATCGGTGACCCGGGTGATGGAAGGGGAGCCCTTTTATCATCCACAATTCCCCCAAATCTTAGAGGAAGTACGGCGCCGTTTTCCCCATACCCCGATCCAAATTACTACCAACGGTACTATGTTAGACCAAGCTACGGTGGAATGGCTGGCCGAATTATCCCCCATAACCATTTACCTGTCGTTAAACAGTGCCAGTTCTGCCAATCGCCGGCTGCTAATGAAGGATAGGCGGGCTAACCGGTCAGTGGAGGCAGCCAGGCTGCTGGGTGAAAGGGGCATCGAGTATCAGGGCAGCATCGTGGCTATGCCCTGGATCACCGGTTGGGACGACCTGACCCGGACCATAACCTACCTGGACCGGTGCGGGGCCCAGGTAATCAGGATATTTCTGCCCGGTTATACCAGGTTAGCTAAAGAAGAGCTTAAGTTTCCTCTGACCATGTGGGATCAATTGAGGTCCTTCGTTGGCCGAGTAAGACAGCAGGTCAGGGTACCGGTGGTTTGCGAGCCTCCTAAAATAGATAATTTTAAGCCCGAAATAGTCGGCATCATACCAGGCAGTGCCGCTGACCGGGCCGGCTTAAAACCAGGCGATATCCTGGTTGCGGTCAGTGGTAAGCCGGTCCTAACCAGAGTACACGGGTTTCACCTGACTTATCAACTGGCCAATCCCATGTTGGAAATACAAAGAGAAAACCGGCCTTTGGCCGTCCCGTTAACCAAAGGGGCCCGCGAACGCTCAGGGTTAGTCATGGATTATGACTTGGACCCGGCTTTGTTTGAGGATATCCGGAAGGTGGTGCGGTTCCACCGGGCCAGCCAGGTCTTACTGCTCACTTCCCCATTGGCTTATACCAGAATGGTGTTGGGGGTGAATAAGTTTTACCCGGAACCAGGGCAGTTAAAAGTGTGCCGGGTGGCCAGCCGGTTTTTCGGTGGTTCCATTATGGCCGCCGGGTTGTTAACGGTAGCGGACTTTAGCCTTGCTCTGCAGCAGTATCTGGCAGCTTCAGCCACAAAACCGGAGTTGATCTTACTTCCCGCCATTGCCTTTGACCAGCGAGGGCGGGACCTGGCGGGTGAGACTTACCATAAACTGGCGGAAACCTTTGGCATACAGGTGGAAGTTATATAA
- a CDS encoding RNA polymerase sigma factor — protein MPQILIEQAMQGDMESFAAIVQHCQTGIYNLALRILNDREEAQDATQEAFIKLYSALPTFRGEAKFTSWFYRIATNVCLDRYHRNKKQRENILPEYHDQLASTASYPNSTDPAEIYQNKEWQLTLQRAIAELPLKYRTVLVLRHLEGFSYQEIADIMQIPVQTVGTQIYRAKALLQKKLKQLQERGHPHG, from the coding sequence GTGCCACAGATTTTAATTGAGCAGGCCATGCAGGGCGATATGGAATCCTTTGCAGCCATTGTGCAGCACTGCCAAACCGGCATCTATAACCTGGCCCTCCGTATCCTGAATGACCGGGAGGAGGCCCAGGACGCGACCCAGGAGGCCTTCATCAAGCTATACTCGGCCCTGCCCACCTTTCGCGGGGAGGCCAAGTTTACCAGCTGGTTTTACCGTATCGCCACCAATGTTTGTTTGGATAGATACCACCGGAACAAAAAGCAGCGGGAGAATATTCTACCGGAATACCATGATCAGTTGGCCTCAACAGCATCCTATCCCAATAGCACAGACCCGGCGGAAATTTACCAAAACAAGGAGTGGCAATTAACCTTACAAAGGGCCATTGCCGAATTACCCCTAAAATATCGTACCGTGCTGGTTTTAAGACATTTAGAAGGATTTAGTTATCAGGAAATCGCCGACATTATGCAAATCCCGGTACAAACGGTAGGCACCCAAATTTACCGGGCCAAGGCTCTATTACAGAAAAAGCTTAAACAGCTCCAGGAAAGGGGGCATCCTCATGGATAA
- a CDS encoding ACT domain-containing protein, which produces MRVQQISIFLENKKGRLARVTEVLGENSINIRALSIADTTDFGILRLIVNKPDLAYKVLKEAGFTVSTTDVIAVEVTDQPGGLSNILRHLDKVGINIEYLYAFVTQTASSALIVFRVEQVDEAIKILQENGVRIVPGSEVYEI; this is translated from the coding sequence ATGAGAGTACAGCAAATTTCTATTTTTTTGGAAAACAAAAAGGGCCGTTTGGCCAGGGTAACCGAAGTGCTGGGCGAGAACAGCATCAACATCCGAGCACTTTCCATTGCTGACACAACGGATTTTGGCATTCTGCGTTTGATTGTCAATAAACCTGACCTGGCCTATAAAGTTTTAAAAGAAGCCGGTTTTACCGTCAGCACCACCGATGTCATTGCTGTAGAAGTAACTGACCAGCCGGGCGGCCTGAGTAATATTCTCCGGCACCTGGATAAGGTAGGCATCAACATTGAGTATCTCTATGCCTTTGTGACCCAAACAGCCAGCTCCGCTTTAATTGTCTTCCGGGTGGAACAGGTGGATGAGGCCATTAAGATACTGCAAGAGAACGGTGTTCGCATCGTCCCCGGCAGTGAAGTTTACGAGATCTGA
- a CDS encoding polymer-forming cytoskeletal protein yields the protein MSTFKTVCKFLLKWTAILAVIAALVVGFSFLERGYLAKEISFALHLPTEEWWLDKNIPPVQRRDITTPVQEDEWHYIQNNNEILSEIKEPNKRVRIEQGRVIGTVQAKEVHLGEDAQVGSILATEQAAIYGGSVKQNVQGARVLLAPYYNPELENKMPRRADYYPDGEERKTKGIVYGNIIGGEITTLPGTSVLGQVGTPESQLDLAGTVQGNATGRQVILRSTAVIHGDVITSSESVMMEPGASVQGRIINSDNKPIKIVKVETDGVDTYRNISPERVHYPQPAGQVIVRDNNPLFTLVLLWIPVLLGILATLFITYGFFTKDATTSIENISGQPLRSIWLGFVSVVLGLPLMFLLFISIIGIPVSISLGIALILASLVGLSGVCQKIGQKVSAAFGLNSLSQIKEMLLGILLVAHLIWIPILGWIVLLVLWLMGLGSVTMLWWPRLKTRWQSWRQSRKTRDTGNQSETTVEEEPKDSDENKLL from the coding sequence TTGTCCACATTTAAAACCGTTTGCAAATTCCTGCTGAAGTGGACCGCCATCCTGGCTGTGATAGCAGCGCTGGTGGTGGGGTTCAGTTTCTTAGAACGAGGGTACCTGGCTAAGGAAATATCCTTTGCCCTGCACCTACCTACCGAAGAATGGTGGCTGGACAAGAACATCCCCCCTGTCCAGCGGAGAGACATAACTACGCCGGTTCAGGAAGATGAGTGGCATTATATTCAGAACAACAATGAAATACTTTCTGAAATAAAGGAACCTAATAAGCGTGTAAGAATAGAACAAGGCAGGGTTATTGGCACTGTGCAAGCCAAAGAAGTTCATTTAGGTGAGGATGCCCAGGTGGGTTCTATACTGGCCACTGAGCAGGCGGCTATCTACGGCGGTTCAGTTAAGCAAAATGTGCAGGGGGCAAGGGTGCTGTTAGCCCCCTATTACAACCCGGAACTGGAGAATAAGATGCCAAGGCGGGCAGACTATTATCCCGATGGAGAAGAAAGAAAGACCAAAGGGATTGTATATGGTAATATTATCGGCGGTGAAATTACCACTCTACCGGGTACCTCTGTACTGGGCCAGGTGGGTACACCTGAAAGCCAGTTGGATCTGGCGGGCACCGTACAGGGTAACGCCACTGGCCGACAGGTTATTTTACGTTCCACCGCAGTCATTCACGGTGATGTTATCACCAGCAGCGAGTCGGTGATGATGGAACCGGGGGCTAGCGTGCAGGGTCGCATTATTAATAGTGATAATAAGCCCATTAAAATTGTCAAGGTGGAGACCGACGGGGTAGACACTTACCGCAACATCTCCCCCGAGCGGGTACATTACCCTCAGCCGGCGGGGCAGGTGATTGTACGGGATAATAACCCCCTTTTCACTCTGGTCCTGCTCTGGATACCGGTCCTGTTAGGTATTTTAGCCACTCTGTTCATCACTTACGGCTTCTTTACCAAAGATGCTACAACCAGCATTGAAAACATCAGCGGTCAACCCTTGCGCAGCATTTGGCTGGGCTTTGTATCGGTGGTCTTGGGCCTACCTTTAATGTTCCTATTGTTTATCTCCATTATCGGCATTCCGGTATCAATTTCCCTGGGGATTGCTTTAATCCTGGCTTCATTGGTAGGCCTATCCGGTGTCTGCCAGAAGATTGGCCAAAAGGTCAGCGCCGCCTTTGGCTTGAATAGTCTCTCCCAGATCAAAGAAATGCTGCTGGGTATTTTGCTGGTGGCCCACTTAATTTGGATTCCGATACTGGGCTGGATTGTGCTGTTAGTTCTGTGGTTAATGGGTCTGGGCAGTGTGACAATGCTCTGGTGGCCCAGATTGAAAACACGCTGGCAATCCTGGCGGCAATCCCGCAAGACCAGGGATACGGGCAATCAGTCTGAAACAACGGTGGAAGAAGAACCAAAAGATAGTGATGAAAACAAACTCCTGTGA
- a CDS encoding 5-formyltetrahydrofolate cyclo-ligase has product MDKQLLRKQILAARSAMDRQQVTAKSERIITRLTELKIYQDAEIIMAYLDFRNEVSTVSLVKQALKQGKRVTVPVVNRQERSMTPSLLERYPEDLIEGAYGILEPCQVKPLAPEELDLVVVPGVAFDERGNRMGYGGGYYDRFLPRLRAGAVTIALAYELQLVADLSPFMGPYDQPVQYILTEERLIKCK; this is encoded by the coding sequence TTGGATAAACAACTGCTGAGAAAACAAATTCTGGCCGCCCGCAGTGCCATGGATAGGCAACAGGTAACAGCCAAAAGTGAACGTATTATAACCAGATTAACGGAACTGAAAATTTACCAGGATGCTGAAATAATCATGGCCTACCTTGACTTCCGTAATGAAGTTAGTACTGTATCCCTGGTTAAACAGGCCCTTAAACAAGGCAAAAGGGTGACGGTGCCGGTAGTTAACCGGCAGGAAAGGTCCATGACACCGTCTCTATTGGAGAGATATCCCGAAGATTTGATCGAGGGAGCGTATGGAATTTTAGAACCCTGCCAGGTAAAACCGCTGGCTCCGGAGGAACTTGATCTGGTGGTTGTACCAGGCGTGGCCTTTGATGAACGGGGGAACCGGATGGGTTACGGCGGCGGTTATTATGACCGTTTTTTACCCCGGTTAAGGGCAGGAGCGGTAACCATAGCTCTAGCCTACGAGCTGCAGTTAGTGGCGGATTTATCACCATTCATGGGTCCGTACGACCAACCAGTACAATATATTTTGACCGAAGAACGACTGATAAAATGTAAATAA
- a CDS encoding anti-sigma factor family protein, producing the protein MDKSNCPWVRRNLTAYGDNQLGPADRTAISQHLSHCPDCRQWWEEQHRLNQMLDHLTLEPPPPELTNNILLAIKPLAEARRTVVTGEFTWWDFSLRGFALLVSTTLLAVLSWVIYLGQRYGWAAPPRLMWLATTSGWEKLRLSIDHWATILASTLYNIWSSAVNWPAHSGNSLLGNSLSLWQQLLSHRSVLAIVLVGLLVWLVVALVTTYFSSRIFFDHGEERI; encoded by the coding sequence ATGGATAAATCCAATTGCCCATGGGTAAGGAGAAATTTAACCGCTTATGGCGACAACCAGTTGGGGCCGGCAGACCGGACTGCCATTAGCCAACACTTAAGCCACTGCCCTGATTGCCGCCAGTGGTGGGAGGAACAGCACCGTTTAAATCAAATGCTGGACCACCTGACTCTGGAACCTCCCCCGCCGGAACTAACCAATAACATTCTGCTGGCCATTAAACCCCTGGCTGAGGCCAGGCGGACGGTAGTAACCGGTGAATTCACCTGGTGGGATTTTAGTCTCAGGGGATTTGCCCTGCTGGTATCAACCACGCTGCTGGCGGTCCTGTCCTGGGTAATTTACCTGGGCCAAAGGTATGGATGGGCGGCACCGCCCCGTCTAATGTGGTTGGCCACCACCAGCGGATGGGAAAAACTTCGGTTATCTATAGACCACTGGGCTACCATACTAGCCTCAACTTTATATAATATCTGGAGTTCCGCCGTAAATTGGCCGGCCCACTCAGGGAACTCACTGTTAGGCAACAGCCTTTCCTTATGGCAGCAACTGTTATCCCACCGCAGCGTCCTGGCTATTGTTCTGGTCGGGTTATTGGTTTGGCTGGTGGTAGCTCTGGTGACAACCTACTTTAGCTCCAGAATATTTTTTGATCACGGAGAGGAGAGAATTTAA